One stretch of Hymenobacter sp. BRD128 DNA includes these proteins:
- a CDS encoding VanZ family protein — MKPNPATLHSRATQRLFRWGLVLGLLAFTAFEELSLRPSLRRHHVTRFGQALADSLPNFLAPLLLGALYVTLFQKQTRQEVTRACLSVVAGLVLYEFAQLWMADRVFDVQDIVATLLGGLVAWLILRVGCT; from the coding sequence CTCCACTCGCGGGCTACCCAACGCTTGTTTCGCTGGGGGCTGGTCCTCGGGCTGCTCGCGTTTACTGCCTTCGAAGAACTCTCCCTGCGGCCCTCTCTGCGCAGGCATCACGTAACCCGCTTCGGCCAGGCACTGGCCGACTCGCTGCCCAACTTCCTAGCACCCCTGCTATTGGGTGCGCTCTATGTAACCCTATTCCAGAAGCAGACGCGGCAAGAGGTAACCCGGGCGTGTTTGAGTGTCGTCGCCGGCCTGGTGCTCTATGAGTTCGCGCAGCTCTGGATGGCAGACCGGGTCTTCGACGTACAGGATATCGTCGCCACGCTGCTCGGTGGGCTGGTAGCCTGGTTGATTTTACGGGTAGGGTGCACGTAG
- a CDS encoding DUF1345 domain-containing protein, with the protein MPVFPASTAPSTSTYGLLNWVLRLRALHRVGLALTVSVLCAWLAPADFRTATRWVSAWDGFCVAILALTWLTVFQADAAHIRREATRQDPGRAWTFVAVLLAAGASLFAVALLLRGIKELPHPEQVEQVVVSVIAVLGSWLLLHTLFTLRYAHAYYSEDLTTSPPDKLGGLQFAGAEPTTYWDFAYYAFTIGMTAQTSDTGVTSLQMRQLTLAHGLLSFGFNTAVIALGVNVVSSIL; encoded by the coding sequence ATGCCCGTCTTCCCTGCTTCTACCGCTCCTTCCACCTCCACCTACGGTCTGCTGAACTGGGTGCTGCGCTTACGGGCGCTGCACCGCGTGGGTCTCGCCCTGACCGTGAGCGTGCTCTGCGCGTGGCTGGCCCCGGCCGACTTTCGGACGGCTACCCGCTGGGTGAGTGCCTGGGATGGGTTCTGCGTGGCCATTCTGGCGCTGACGTGGCTTACAGTCTTTCAAGCCGATGCTGCCCATATCCGGCGCGAGGCTACCCGCCAGGACCCGGGCCGAGCCTGGACATTTGTGGCCGTGCTGCTGGCCGCCGGTGCCAGCCTGTTCGCGGTCGCGCTGCTCTTGCGCGGCATTAAGGAATTACCGCATCCCGAACAGGTGGAGCAGGTGGTTGTCTCTGTGATCGCCGTATTAGGCTCGTGGTTGCTGCTGCACACGCTCTTCACCCTGCGCTATGCCCACGCTTATTACAGCGAGGACCTGACCACTTCGCCGCCCGATAAGCTCGGCGGATTGCAATTTGCGGGGGCCGAGCCCACTACGTACTGGGACTTTGCCTATTATGCCTTCACCATCGGCATGACGGCTCAAACCTCGGACACGGGTGTCACCTCCCTGCAGATGCGCCAGCTCACGCTGGCCCACGGCCTGCTTTCGTTTGGCTTCAACACCGCCGTCATCGCCTTGGGCGTCAATGTCGTATCCAGCATCCTCTAA
- a CDS encoding acetamidase/formamidase family protein translates to MLVALLGVGAGARALRPPGPTVHHLLATPQTVTVGYYDAAAPPHLRIQSGDVVQMQTLVACTPALLEEAGLPPAQVQPELRAVIQQVTDKGPGIHVLTGPIYVEGALPGDVLEVRIQDVQLTVPYAYNAFSPGHGALPNDYPYSRMRIVPLDLKRKVGLFAPGIEIPLRPFFGSMGVAPPDVSGRISSYPPWINAGNIDNKEMVAGTTLFIPVHTPGALFSAGDGHAAQGDGEVDLKALETSLVGTFQFIVHKNQHLNWSRAETPTEYIAMGFNENLDEAVSLATRNMLDFLITEKHLSRDEAYMLASVAVDLHVTELVDGSKGVHAILPKSIFLDQKRK, encoded by the coding sequence TTGCTGGTAGCGTTGCTGGGCGTCGGAGCGGGTGCTCGCGCCCTTCGGCCACCGGGGCCCACGGTCCACCACCTGCTGGCCACCCCCCAAACCGTGACAGTGGGCTACTACGATGCCGCTGCTCCGCCCCATCTGCGGATTCAATCGGGCGACGTGGTGCAGATGCAGACCCTGGTGGCCTGCACGCCGGCCCTGCTCGAAGAAGCCGGCCTGCCGCCTGCGCAGGTGCAGCCCGAGCTGCGCGCTGTTATCCAGCAAGTGACGGACAAGGGACCGGGCATTCACGTCCTGACGGGCCCCATCTACGTGGAGGGAGCCCTGCCCGGCGATGTACTCGAAGTGCGGATTCAGGACGTGCAGCTGACCGTACCCTATGCCTATAACGCCTTCTCCCCCGGTCACGGCGCGCTGCCCAACGATTATCCGTACTCGCGCATGCGCATCGTGCCGCTGGATCTAAAGCGAAAAGTGGGGCTGTTCGCGCCCGGCATCGAGATACCTCTGCGTCCGTTCTTTGGCAGTATGGGGGTAGCTCCGCCCGATGTGTCGGGCCGCATTAGCTCCTACCCGCCCTGGATTAACGCGGGCAATATCGACAACAAGGAGATGGTGGCCGGCACCACGCTCTTCATTCCGGTGCACACCCCGGGGGCCTTGTTTTCGGCCGGCGACGGGCACGCGGCGCAAGGCGACGGCGAAGTAGACCTCAAAGCTTTGGAAACCTCCCTGGTGGGCACGTTTCAGTTTATCGTGCATAAAAATCAGCATTTGAACTGGTCCCGGGCGGAAACGCCGACCGAATACATTGCGATGGGCTTCAACGAAAACTTGGACGAAGCCGTGAGCCTGGCCACGCGCAACATGCTGGACTTTCTGATAACGGAAAAACACCTGAGCCGCGACGAAGCCTACATGCTGGCCAGCGTAGCCGTTGACCTGCACGTCACGGAACTGGTGGACGGCTCCAAAGGCGTACACGCCATTCTGCCCAAAAGTATTTTCCTCGACCAGAAGCGCAAGTAG
- a CDS encoding PepSY-like domain-containing protein: protein MKQVLILAVFALALATTTHAQTLKPAQVPAAAKATFKAKFPTVTTNTWEKEGDKFEAGFKQGGKTMSAVITPAGELLETETDMSPSQLPAPVRAKLARAYKAYQIKEAATIVRADGSTVYEAEVSKGGKAQDVLFTADGSLAKK, encoded by the coding sequence ATGAAACAAGTGCTGATTTTGGCTGTCTTCGCCCTCGCGTTGGCTACCACCACCCACGCCCAGACACTCAAGCCTGCCCAGGTGCCCGCTGCCGCTAAGGCCACCTTTAAAGCCAAATTCCCTACGGTAACCACCAACACGTGGGAGAAAGAAGGCGACAAGTTCGAAGCAGGCTTCAAGCAGGGCGGCAAGACCATGTCGGCCGTGATTACGCCCGCCGGGGAGCTGCTGGAAACCGAAACCGATATGTCGCCGAGCCAGTTGCCCGCCCCGGTGCGCGCCAAGCTGGCCCGCGCCTACAAGGCCTACCAGATTAAGGAGGCTGCTACCATCGTGCGGGCTGATGGCTCGACCGTCTATGAGGCCGAAGTAAGCAAGGGTGGCAAGGCCCAGGATGTGCTCTTCACGGCCGACGGCTCGCTGGCCAAGAAATAG